The Psychrobacillus sp. FSL K6-4046 DNA window AAGTATACCCAAATGATGTCTCTTGAATATTCCCCTTGTCTTTATATTCCTCCATACTCATTTGACACTATCCTTTCTGATAGTAACTATCAAAAATGTGCGTACTATTTTTTTCTTTTTATTCATTTTATACTTACTTTACTTTGAAATAAAGGAGAGAAAATAATGAATAGTGTTAAAACTTACAACCACAATCTCTGGGATCATGGGATTACACAAGGTTATGGCGTCAACAATACCATTTACATTTCAGGGCAATTTTCACACAATCAAGACGGCGTATTCGTTGGAGAGGAAGATATTGAGGCGCAGGCCCGTCAGACACTTGAAAATCTGGACCTCGTCCTTCAGGAGTTTGGTGTAACAAAATCTAATCTCGCTTATGTGGAGCTCTATCTAACGAATCCTCAAGCCCATTTCTCCCCAGTCATAGAAATGTTTAAGGAATATATCGGAGAACATCGTCCAGCCGGCAGTTGTATCGGCGTGACTTACTTGGCTTTCCCTGAGCAACTAATTGAGATCAGTGCTATCGCACACACCGATTAAGAAAGATTTTCTAGACAATCGCAATCATCTCTTTTCTGGAAAACTAGATATGTATAATTCTCATGCTAATTAAAGAAAATGAAATAATGCGAATATCAATTTTAACGAAAGAACCTCAACCATTTATCTCCATAATTCACTATGATATACTGTATTTATTTCTTAGAGAAGGAGATATGAGATGTTAAAAACTAAAAATATATACATTCGTCCATTTATAGTTTCAGATGCGAAAGAAATGCTAGATTTAGAAATCAGGAATCGTGCATTTTTACAAAACTATTCCGTAGCTCTTCCAGAAAACTACTGGACCATAGAAACGCAAAAAGAATTAATTGAAAAATCGGCACAAAATTCGACAAAGGATTCCGCATATCAGTTTGGAATTTTTAAAGTAGATGGCGACGTATTAATAGGTTCTATCTCACTATTTCAAGTAGTCCGCGGACCTCGTCAAAGCGCCCTTTTAGGCTATTCCTTGGATCAAGCGCATAATGGCAAAGGATATACCACTGAAGCTACTCGTCTAGTTATTCAATATGCTTTTGAGACACTCAACTTACACAGAATAGAAGCCGGAGTCATGCCAAATAATACAGGCTCCATTCGAGTTTTAGAAAAAGTAGGTTTTCACAATGAGGGATTGGCAAAAAAAAGTGTAGAAATTAACGAAAAATGGGAAGACCATGAAATGTTTGCCATATTAAATCCTAAGCACTAACTTACCTTATGTGAAGATTATTTTCCTAAAGGCTATTTCTCTTCTTGAAGCAATGAACCATCCGGAAGCTCGACATTCACCATGAAAAACATTAACCCCCGAATTGGTCTACTTTTAAAAGCAGCCACTATTCGGGGTTTAGTTCAAAATGTATAGCCTTTAATCATTTAAATTCTTTCATGAATAAAAGCATTCTTTACTGTATTATTTTTCCGCAGAGAAAATGCTAAGACAGTAATAGCTATAACTAAAATACCAATCACTGTCGTATCCAGAATGACACTGGATTCTCCGTTTCCTAAAAATTGAAGCAGATTATGAAGGCCATGAAACAAAATTAGAGGGTAAATGTTTTCTGTTTTTATAAATAATTGTGCAAGCACTATTCCTATTAATAAAGAATAAATCAATTGAAGTCCAGTCTGTCCTAAACTTTGTCCAGATAACAAATTAAGCATGTGGGTAACAGAAAATAATATGCTCGAAGTTAGAATAGCTGGAAGCATACCTAGTGGCAATAATATTTTAATCATTATTCCTCTGTAAATACTTTCTTCCACAAAACCCACTAGAATAGCAAAACCAACAAAGAATATAATTGTTTCAAGAGGCTGGGAACTAAACCCTTGAAAGCATAATACAATTAAAATAAGAAGTAGAGGCAAATACGAATACCAGCTTTTTCTGATTAATACTCGTTTAAAACCAAAATAGGTCCATTTTCTTTTCCATGTAAAATAAATGATTAATACTAGTGCAGTTGGTATGAACGATATTAATATCGGAGAATTGTAACTTAATTGTTTAATCGTCGCAATCGCCCCCGCTATAAAAACTACTAGTAAAAAACTAATCTCAATCAGTATTATACTTTTAATGGGGTGCTTTTTTGCATAACTTAACTTATTATCCACTATACATCTTTCCTCCTAATAACATCTTCTAGCCATCCTGTACAATACTTATTGGTTCAAAAATTATTTTTATAGAAGATTAAAGAAATTCCAATTCATTAATACGGCTACTAATAATACAATGAGCCATATTGTGAAAACTCGTATAAATTTATGGCTTTTTTTCAAATTTACTAATTTCCAATTAACTAAATCTAAAATGACAAGAATTACTGCTACAAAAAGAAGGAACCAGTTTAAGTAAATGTGTAACTGAAGCGCATCTAAATAAAGCATCGAGGAGCTAACAATAGTACGAATAACAAGAACAATATTATTTATGACTAACAAGCTTCCAGTTAAATTTATCAACCAAAATAGTTTTGTTTCTTTTGAGGGCTGCATATTTTGCTTGTGATTTTTTAATGATTTTATTAGCCAAATGATAGGTGAGAAAATAAAATATAATACACTAATTAGTACTATGCCTAAACTAATTATTAGCCATGGCAGCTTTCGATCCCCTTCTAAAGGTAAATAATCAGCAACCTGACCATTGGTGAGCCGTTTTACTCCGAATTCGTCCACCTCAAAATAAGCTTTTGAAAGAATATATCCCACAATCGGATTCTCACTAGATGTAAGGGTATATAAATAAGGATCGATTTGAGTGTAGGTACCTTCCATTCCATAAAGGCTTATATTTATTTTATCTTTTGATACCGCTTCGACTTTTAAGGGTGGTAGAAAACCAAGAAACTCCGTGTATGTGCTACGTGATTGGCGAGCTGCAACATACAATCCAGCAATTTCATCAAAGCTTGGCATCTCAATTGTTGGTGTTTGAGTCATGTCATCGGGTTTACCAAAAAGTAAATCTATGACTCCTGATGTCACATTCATTTCAGCTGAGGCATTTGTTAAAACAACTACTCCAAAATGTTCATCCGGTGCAATTACCATATTTGAACTAAAGGCAGCTGTATTTCCTCCATGGCCTACCCCTCTCACTTTACCATCATATTCCCAAAAGCCATGTGCGTTAGAGAGCAGATTACTATGTGGAGAATAGCTTTGTGTTAGCATTTTGTCGAGAGTGCCTTCAGTTGAAAAAAGTGGATTGCTAGTAGAATTCGTTGGCATTAGCGCGACAGCAAATCTCGCTAAGTCTTCAGCTGTTCCATTTACAGAACCAGCCGGGTAGAGTGGAACATATGACCAACTTCCTTCTGTAAACTCCTTATTTTCTTTTGGTATATAACCTTTCGCTTTGTGTTCAAGTTCTGTGTAATTCGCTAAAGTAGGATCGCCTGATGTGCTGTGCATGGATAGTGGTAGAAAAATATGCTCCATCTCGTAATCTAAAAAAGTTTGCTCTGCAATTCGTTCAATGACGTAACCCGCTAGAGCAGTCGCATAATTTGAATATGCCATTGTACTACCTGGTTCATAGATCTGCTTCGGTTGCCTACTGATTAAAACTTCTTCTAAAGAATCTACACTTTCTGGGGTAGACATGATTAAATCAAAGTAATAATCCTCAAAACCCGCTGTATGACTCATAATTTGATTCATTGTAATAGGCTTTTCATATGTTAACTTGGAGACAAAATCTTTAGGAAGGTATGTTGTAATATCTTCATTTAAATCTAATTTTCCTTGTTCGACTAGTTGCATTGCAGCTGTCCATACAAACAATTTACTAATAGAACCATATTCAAAAACCGTTTTTTGTGGATTTACTAATATCTCTTTTTCAATATTTGCGTAACCATATCCTTTAGAAAACACAATTTCTCCATCTTTTACGACTACAATTGAAGCACCCGGTGTTGATTGACCAATGTGATTTAAGACAAACCCATCGATTTCCTCCTTTAACTTATTTAATGGAATACCTGATGGCGTACTTCCATTTTCCGCACTGTAAACAGGACTGAAAGAAAGACAAGTACTAACTAAAATGAGTACTACAAGAATTCGTTTAATCATCTTTTTGGCTCCTTTTTATGAATTGTAATTGAGAAAATATAAGTGAATATTAGATTATTAACTAGCATGCTTTTAGCAAAGGCTAGTTCAGTACGGCAAGGCTTTGCTCCGTCTGTGCAAGGTTCTAGCTCGTTTCCGCCAGGTTTAATCCCATCTCCGCAAGGTTTATTCCCGTCTCCGCAAGGTTCTAACTCGTTTCTGCACGGTTCTGCTCCTTCTTCGCAAGGTTCTCACGTCTGTGCAAGATTCTAGCTCGTTTCCGCAAGGTTCTGCTCCTTCTCCGCAAGGTTCTCTCGCTTTTCTGAAAAAACTACCTTTTATCCGAAGTCCTCTACACTAACTCAAGCTAAAATTAATCCCCAAATGGTTGATGACCCTATTTATCACGTACATAGCAAAGTTCCAATTAACTAGAACTGACTTGGACGATTTTGGAAGATTACACCCCCTTCCTCCTCCCTACTGTATGATTTATACTAAACTTCAGAAATATCTTTTGTCTTACTTATTTCTTACAAAAACCTTAAGAGTTAAGTTACTCGATAAAACTACTATTGAGGACAAAATTCAATCTAGAATATTGAGGAAATAATTTATTTGGTGGAAGAAAATAAATTACATTATTTAATATTTCCTTAAGATTTTGTCTTACCTTTTCTTAAAGAATTTAATGTATAGTGGGTAAGAAGTGATTGAGTGAAGGGATAAATCGTAATGAAAAAGTCTTTAAATATATTTTACTGGGGCATATTATTTTTCTATCTATTTTTATTAATTGATACCGTATTTTTAGGCAGAGGTAGCTTCAGAAGTGTTAATTTCGTTCCGTTGAATTCTATAAGAGAGTATATTATGGTGGATAATGGAATTGGTGGAACAAGAATTGTAGATATGAATATTTGGGGAAATGTTTTAATGTTCATCCCAGCAGGAATCTATCTGAGTCTTCATAGCAGTATTAAATCCATAGCTAGGGTTTTATGTTCTATCTTTTTATTGAGCCTATTTATTGAAGTTGTTCAATATATTTTTGAATTAGGAGCAACGGACATTGATGATATTATTTTAAATTTTATTGGTGGATTCCTTGGAGTCATAATTTATAAAATTGCAGAGAAATTTTTAAAAGAGGATAGTAAAATTAAAAACTTTATTTCTATATTATCTGTAATTGTTGGTCTGCCTATATTCGTCTTACTAATTATCATAGTGATTGTAAATATCGATTAATCAAATTTTCCATTTTTACATTAAAATCAATTCTCTTAAACAGTCCTTTTAGCATTCAGCAGGACTGTTTTTACTATGCGGCAATTATATATGTAGAAATAGACCTAAATTGTTCAAATATGATTATAAAAAAGAGTTAATATATAGATTTTAGCTAATCATATAGGTTATATTAGTTCAAGTGGATAAATAAGGAGCTATGAAATACGATGACTAAACAATCACAAAAAACGTTATGGGCTCAAGTAGTTAAAACAGGAATCATTAAGTCTAATCTTATTCCAATGATTGCTGGTTTAATGCTTGCTTTATATACTTATGAGTACAGCTTTGTAGATAATATTTGGAATGTAGTTTTTGCATTTTTAGGAACAGCAGCCGTAATTGCTGCCGCTGGTTCGTTTAATAACATTTATGATCGCGATATCGATGCGATTATGGCTCGTACGAAGGTACGTCCAACCGTAACAGGCGCTATATCGATTAAGAAAGTTTTAATAGTCGCGATTCTATTATTAGTAATTGGATTAATTTTATTATATTTAGCATCGCCATTAGCAAGTTTACTTGGATTTTTGGGAGTATTTTTTTACGTAGTTCCTTATACAATGTGGACGAAACGCCATACGATTTGGAACACGGAAGTAGGAAGTATTTCAGGTGCAATGCCCCCATTGATCGGTTGGGCAGCTGTCGCTCCTGATATTTGGCACCCAGCTTGTTGGGCATTATTTTTAATCATGGTAATATGGCAAATGCCTCACTTTTACGCGATCGCCATTCGAAAAAAGGATGATTATGCTGCTGCAAAAATTCCAATGCTTCCCGTTGTTAAAGCAGGTAGACGCACATATATCCAAACAAATTTCTATTTAATTCTATTAGTGCTATCTAGCTTTTTGTTTTTACCGCTTAGCTTAGGTCTCACATTAGTTTCACTCGTTTTAGGTCTATTTTGGTTGGGATTAAGCTTATTCGGAACACGCAAAATGGATATGAAAGACTGGGCAAACAAAATGTTTAAATTCTCATTAATCCATATGATTGTGATTTACTTTACGGTTATTATATATGCAAGTATGGGGTTGCTCTTAGACGCTTTATAATGATGAGTTGTTTATCCTGCGACTAAGAATCTTATTTCCCTATTAATTAAAAATGAAAGGCTATTCCTAGCTCATGCTAGAATAGCCTTTCATTTTTATATCCTTCATAAATTTTTTGTAATTTCTCTTCGAAAAGACTCATATGGACCATGCGTGCTTCCCGCAAATATTCTTTTCCCTCAATGAACAAAAGCATAGCAGGGACTGAAAAAACAATAAACCTTTCTGCAACCTCTTCTACTTCAGCCGAATCAACGTGTGCGAGCTGTATATCTGGAAACTTTTCCATAAGCACCTTCACTTGTGGCAAAAGAGCATGACAAACCGTGCATTCTCTACGTGACACGTAAATAAAGCTTAATGGATTGCTGGAAATAAAACGATCAACTTCTTCGATTGTGTGCAACTCTTCAAAAACTCTAATGTTAATCACTCTTTTCTTTAGTAATAAGCTTTGATTGATAGCAACTATATAAAATCTACACGTAGGTTTCCAGTATATGAAACTTTACTGTTAACGTCTATCATTGCAAACAATACTCTATGATGATACAACCCTAGGGGAGTATATATTTTCTAACACCCTATTATTTTTTCTTACATTTAATTAATTTAATTGGAGGATTCGGAAATCCACTCTTGAAAGTTTACTAAAGAGGGGGGTTACTCTTTCCAATGAGACTACGTTTTCGAACTCAAACCATCTTAGTTACTACTAATTTACATGAATTACTTGTATTCCTTTAAGGTGAGCGCAGTCATTAATTTCTTTGATTAAGTTGTTTCTATAAACTGATATTGCTCCGTGTATTTCTCTTTCATCATCTTCATCTATATATTCCGGAAATAAAATAAAATTCGTTTGATCCATTTTTTTATTACATATTCATTTCCTTCAAATTCTCCACATCTGATATGATATGAAGTTATAAAAGACATTATATCTTCATATAATTCCTGTGTATTAATCTCTGCCTGCAAAAACCCTTTTAAAACGTTCATAATAGATCCCTTTCTATTTTGTTGGATAAGCTTATAACATGCCTCCCTCTTCTGATAATTCAACTTTAATTAAATTTTCACCTGTGGTCCTATGGTTTCCAGCCTCAATTATTACTGAATAACTCTGTTTTCCCATTTTAGTTAATCCGTTATCTGTTATTGATTGGACTATTCTATTTTTCATTGAGTCCTTCGATATTTGCTCGGCAGCACCTTCAGAATCTCCTAAAAACTTTGCTCCATTACCTTATTGATAAATGCTTTGGTTTGACATATGATCAACTACCTTTTTGCTTTGTTTAAAAATATCATCAGCCATACTTGCTCCCTTACCAACTTCACCCATACACTTACCACCAATTACATCATCTAGTTTCTTCGCTAACTGGACAGTGAATTCCTTTGAATCCGCTTACTGTCTTCGAAACTTCGGTGTGTCACTCGGTGCGGATGCCACAGCTCGCCAAAAGGCTCTGTCGATGGAGAGATTACCAAACGATTAGTACACCAAGCGCAATTTCGCGGCAAAAGAATACACCCCCCTATTTTTTGATGGGGCTTTTTTTGTTTTTTATGTAAATAAGTGGTTTAAAAATCCGATATATAGTCTGTGTACAAGTAATTAAGACCTACTTTTCAAAATATACATAGTTTTTTTATCTCATATAAAGTTGACTTTGCATGATACTTTGTATCTGCACGTCCGATAAAAGGTGTGAGCATAAATAAACAAATACACCAAAAATTAAAAGACGAAAGAGGACGATGATGATGAGGTTATCGAGAGTATTATTTACCAGTATTTTAGCAATTATTATAGTGCTGACGATTGGTGTCAGTGTAGATGTGAAAGTAAACGCAGAATCCCTTGATAGCAATACGTTAGAAAAAGAAATATTAGAAAATGCCAAACTTGGACTTGAACTTGGCATTTCAGATAGTAATAAAGACAAATTTGTACTTGTAGAAAATGCCGATAAGACTGAAAAACTACAAAATGCATTGAACCTCGGATCCGGAAAAATTGTTGTATTACCATATGGTAGTTCGTATGAAGTGAGCGGATTAAAAGTTCCTGAAAATACAACTATTATTGGTTATGGCTCTAAAATTTATAATGATAAACAGCACACGACACTACTAACGATAGGTAGCGGAGTAAAGATATACGGTTTAGAAATACAGGGGGCAGGCAACAAAGATGCTAATGTAAAAGGTATCGGAATAAACATTGCTGGTGCGGATTCAGCGAATTATATTAAAAATATCGTCATTCAAGATAGCTTTATTCATGACATTGGATTTTTTGGCATCAAAGCCGATTTTGCAGACAATGTGACTGTTACAAATACTAAAGTTGAGAACATCGGCTATGCGGGCATTGGCGCAATGTCTGTTAGTAATTTCCACGTAGATAAGAGCCATATTAAAAATATTACTCCGGGACACAACGGTAATGCATACGGTGTGTACTTTTCTAGGAAAGCTCGCCAAAGTGACCTCGAAAAACATCCACTAAGCAAAGACAGCTCGGTAACAAATAGCACCATAGAGGATGTTCCATTATGGGAGGCGTTAGACACGCACGGTGGAGTAAATATTACGTTTAACTACAATAAAATAAGAAACGCGAACGTCGGTATAGCGTTAGTCAATGCTACAGGTGATGGCAAAGACGGCAAAGTAGGAATGTTTGGTACACATCACTCAACGGCAAAAGGTAACCAAATCGAAGGGATCGGTAAAGGTTGCGGCATTATTGTTGCAGGATCAACGGTAGATTATTCCACTGGTCTTATGATAAGCGGTAACGAATTAACAAATGCCGGAAAAGAAGGAAGTAGTATCTCAGGTGCAATCTGTGCCAAGCTTACGAAAGGTATAGTAATAAAAGAAAACACCTTGACGAATAGCTTCGCTAATGGTATTAGTATGAACACCCAAAATCATCAGTTTTTAATTACTAAAAATAAAATTCTAAATGTACAGGACAAGTCGTACGTAGTGCCTGCTGCTATTGCAATACGATCTACTGATAACGAAGGAACCATCTCACAAAACGTCATAACTAGTGATGGCAACTTATCAAACAAATATGTAAATGTCCGTGGGATTAACATATCCACTAAAACTAATGTAAAGCTGAAAATTGGTACGAATATAAATACCTTTAAACTACCTATTGCTGGTGGAACTGGTAGTCATGTTACGTATGTAAAATAATAAAAATCAATAAAATCCCTTGGCATAATGCCTTGGGTTTTTTTCATATACGATACATAAATGACCCGTCCCATTTAAACCTCGTTGCCTCTATATTATCGGATAAAGTGTTGATTAATAAAAACCCTAAAGCTTAGAGTCCCATAGATTTCCCCTTGCATCTTATTTCTGACATATCGCGCTAACCTGTGCCGTGATGCCCCGTTAAAAGACATAATTATAAATAAACCAAAAATTTAAAGATGAAAGAGGTGAATACAATGATGCTTAACCTAAATATCAGAGACATCAAAATAGAGAACAAGAAGAACAATAGCCACACAAAACATGGACGTGTTGCGCTTCCGGGAATCCGAGTGGGAGTCAATGGTATCGTTTCCGCTATGCAAAAGAAATGGTTGATTTAAAATACACATAAAAGATACTAGAAGAAAATATCCAAGCTCACTAAAACTTGATTTCCATTTTTCACTAAAACAAGACTTTAGTTATATTACCAACCTATCTCTTTTGCTAGTTGCTTAAGCGCTTTTCGATCGAAGTCATCTAAAATTTCATACGAAGAAATTTCTTCTATATTTTCTCCTATCTTTTGTAAAGTTACAATTGCTAAATCACCAACTTTATAATATCCCAACAATTTATCTTCTGCTTCCCGTTTGAAAGATATTATATATAATTTTTTCATTATAGACTCCAAATGTAAACGCTAAAATAAAATGGACAGTTGCTGCTAAATAACATTGAACACTTTCGCTAATCTAATAGATTTTCAGTAAACTATATATATTCGTTTATTGGGGGTCAGACAAGTGGAGGGAAAATTAGTGCTTTATTTAGAAATTCATCAACTAGCCAAAAGAAACTTAACAGTTTCTCAAATTGCAAATCAGTTTAAAGTATCTAGAACGACAGTGTATAAATATTTGGAGATGAGCTTTGAAGAGGCGATACAACAATTTGAAGAAGGTAAAACAAGGAAGAAGAAATTAGATGAGCATCTAGATTGGATAGTTGCCTGGTTGGAGGAATATCCACACCTAAGTGCAGCTCAGATTAAAGATTGGTTATTAGAAAAGTTTCCAAGCCTAGAGATTGGAGACAGTACTGTTCGATTATATGTTCAAGAAGTCAGAGAGAAATATCAAATTGAAAAGACGAAACAAACAAGGCAGTATGAGGCAATACAACAACAGCCTATGGGAAAACAGATGCAGGTTGATTGGGGAGAAACAAAGCAGAAAACGGTAAGTAAAAGAGAAATAAAACTTTACTTTATCGCGTTTGTTTTGGCGCATTCACGCCACAAATACATGGAATGGCAAGATCGACCATTTACAACAAGAGATGCGATTCGCTGCCATGAAAACGCCTTTCACTTTTATGGGGGAATGCCTAACGAAATTGTATACGATCAGGATCATTTACTTTCGGTTAGCGAGAACGCTGGTGATTTAATTCTGACTACCGATTTTCAATCGTATGTGAA harbors:
- a CDS encoding RidA family protein, encoding MNSVKTYNHNLWDHGITQGYGVNNTIYISGQFSHNQDGVFVGEEDIEAQARQTLENLDLVLQEFGVTKSNLAYVELYLTNPQAHFSPVIEMFKEYIGEHRPAGSCIGVTYLAFPEQLIEISAIAHTD
- a CDS encoding GNAT family protein encodes the protein MLKTKNIYIRPFIVSDAKEMLDLEIRNRAFLQNYSVALPENYWTIETQKELIEKSAQNSTKDSAYQFGIFKVDGDVLIGSISLFQVVRGPRQSALLGYSLDQAHNGKGYTTEATRLVIQYAFETLNLHRIEAGVMPNNTGSIRVLEKVGFHNEGLAKKSVEINEKWEDHEMFAILNPKH
- a CDS encoding type II CAAX endopeptidase family protein, whose amino-acid sequence is MDNKLSYAKKHPIKSIILIEISFLLVVFIAGAIATIKQLSYNSPILISFIPTALVLIIYFTWKRKWTYFGFKRVLIRKSWYSYLPLLLILIVLCFQGFSSQPLETIIFFVGFAILVGFVEESIYRGIMIKILLPLGMLPAILTSSILFSVTHMLNLLSGQSLGQTGLQLIYSLLIGIVLAQLFIKTENIYPLILFHGLHNLLQFLGNGESSVILDTTVIGILVIAITVLAFSLRKNNTVKNAFIHERI
- a CDS encoding serine hydrolase domain-containing protein, coding for MIKRILVVLILVSTCLSFSPVYSAENGSTPSGIPLNKLKEEIDGFVLNHIGQSTPGASIVVVKDGEIVFSKGYGYANIEKEILVNPQKTVFEYGSISKLFVWTAAMQLVEQGKLDLNEDITTYLPKDFVSKLTYEKPITMNQIMSHTAGFEDYYFDLIMSTPESVDSLEEVLISRQPKQIYEPGSTMAYSNYATALAGYVIERIAEQTFLDYEMEHIFLPLSMHSTSGDPTLANYTELEHKAKGYIPKENKEFTEGSWSYVPLYPAGSVNGTAEDLARFAVALMPTNSTSNPLFSTEGTLDKMLTQSYSPHSNLLSNAHGFWEYDGKVRGVGHGGNTAAFSSNMVIAPDEHFGVVVLTNASAEMNVTSGVIDLLFGKPDDMTQTPTIEMPSFDEIAGLYVAARQSRSTYTEFLGFLPPLKVEAVSKDKINISLYGMEGTYTQIDPYLYTLTSSENPIVGYILSKAYFEVDEFGVKRLTNGQVADYLPLEGDRKLPWLIISLGIVLISVLYFIFSPIIWLIKSLKNHKQNMQPSKETKLFWLINLTGSLLVINNIVLVIRTIVSSSMLYLDALQLHIYLNWFLLFVAVILVILDLVNWKLVNLKKSHKFIRVFTIWLIVLLVAVLMNWNFFNLL
- a CDS encoding VanZ family protein: MKKSLNIFYWGILFFYLFLLIDTVFLGRGSFRSVNFVPLNSIREYIMVDNGIGGTRIVDMNIWGNVLMFIPAGIYLSLHSSIKSIARVLCSIFLLSLFIEVVQYIFELGATDIDDIILNFIGGFLGVIIYKIAEKFLKEDSKIKNFISILSVIVGLPIFVLLIIIVIVNID
- the cyoE gene encoding heme o synthase, giving the protein MTKQSQKTLWAQVVKTGIIKSNLIPMIAGLMLALYTYEYSFVDNIWNVVFAFLGTAAVIAAAGSFNNIYDRDIDAIMARTKVRPTVTGAISIKKVLIVAILLLVIGLILLYLASPLASLLGFLGVFFYVVPYTMWTKRHTIWNTEVGSISGAMPPLIGWAAVAPDIWHPACWALFLIMVIWQMPHFYAIAIRKKDDYAAAKIPMLPVVKAGRRTYIQTNFYLILLVLSSFLFLPLSLGLTLVSLVLGLFWLGLSLFGTRKMDMKDWANKMFKFSLIHMIVIYFTVIIYASMGLLLDAL
- a CDS encoding thioredoxin family protein, encoding MINIRVFEELHTIEEVDRFISSNPLSFIYVSRRECTVCHALLPQVKVLMEKFPDIQLAHVDSAEVEEVAERFIVFSVPAMLLFIEGKEYLREARMVHMSLFEEKLQKIYEGYKNERLF
- a CDS encoding right-handed parallel beta-helix repeat-containing protein, translated to MMRLSRVLFTSILAIIIVLTIGVSVDVKVNAESLDSNTLEKEILENAKLGLELGISDSNKDKFVLVENADKTEKLQNALNLGSGKIVVLPYGSSYEVSGLKVPENTTIIGYGSKIYNDKQHTTLLTIGSGVKIYGLEIQGAGNKDANVKGIGINIAGADSANYIKNIVIQDSFIHDIGFFGIKADFADNVTVTNTKVENIGYAGIGAMSVSNFHVDKSHIKNITPGHNGNAYGVYFSRKARQSDLEKHPLSKDSSVTNSTIEDVPLWEALDTHGGVNITFNYNKIRNANVGIALVNATGDGKDGKVGMFGTHHSTAKGNQIEGIGKGCGIIVAGSTVDYSTGLMISGNELTNAGKEGSSISGAICAKLTKGIVIKENTLTNSFANGISMNTQNHQFLITKNKILNVQDKSYVVPAAIAIRSTDNEGTISQNVITSDGNLSNKYVNVRGINISTKTNVKLKIGTNINTFKLPIAGGTGSHVTYVK